Proteins encoded in a region of the Sphingomonas sp. HMP9 genome:
- the gmk gene encoding guanylate kinase — MPHTLPSDPHGFRRRGVLFVLSSPSGAGKSTIARRLLADEHELEMSVSVTTRSMRPGEVDGKDYHFTDLEGFRDMVANDEFLEWAHVFNHRYGTPRAQVEEMLAAGKDVLFDIDWQGAQQLFQIAGGDVVRVFIFPPSMEELHRRLTSRGTDSTDVIEARMSRAANEVSHWDGYDYVLVNDDVDSCIRGVKTILAAERLKRSRQTGLIGFIRRLTR; from the coding sequence ATGCCCCACACACTTCCGTCCGACCCGCATGGTTTCCGTCGCCGCGGCGTCCTGTTCGTCCTGTCCTCGCCGTCGGGCGCCGGCAAGTCGACGATCGCGCGCCGATTGCTTGCCGACGAGCATGAGCTGGAGATGTCGGTCTCGGTGACGACTCGGTCGATGCGGCCGGGCGAAGTCGACGGCAAGGATTACCATTTCACCGATCTCGAGGGGTTTCGCGACATGGTCGCGAACGACGAGTTCCTCGAATGGGCGCATGTCTTCAACCACCGCTACGGCACGCCGCGCGCACAGGTCGAGGAGATGCTGGCGGCCGGCAAGGACGTGCTGTTCGACATCGACTGGCAGGGCGCGCAGCAGCTGTTCCAGATCGCCGGCGGCGACGTCGTCCGCGTCTTCATCTTCCCGCCATCGATGGAAGAACTCCACCGCCGGCTCACCAGCCGCGGCACCGACTCGACCGACGTGATCGAAGCCCGCATGTCGCGCGCGGCGAACGAGGTCAGCCACTGGGACGGCTATGATTACGTCTTGGTCAACGACGATGTCGACAGCTGCATCCGCGGCGTGAAGACGATCCTGGCCGCCGAACGCCTCAAGCGCTCGCGCCAGACCGGACTGATCGGCTTCATCCGCCGCTTGACGCGTTAA
- the fumC gene encoding class II fumarate hydratase: MTNTRTETDSIGPIEVPADAYWGAQTERSVENFPFGTRERMPIEIVHALALVKQAAARVNRSHGLDANIADAIESAAQEVIEGTLDDQFPLVIWQTGSGTQSNMNVNEVIAGRANEVLTGTRGGKSPVHPNDHVNMSQSSNDSFPTALHIAAAIATTKRLIPALDRLHAALDAKAKAWDDIVKIGRTHLQDATPLTLGQEFSGYANQLYRCRHRIEPAISHGMVILAQGGTAVGTGLNAPAGFGDAFAAEVATITGLPFVSARNKFEALASNDPLVHLSGTLNTLAVALTKIANDIRLLGSGPRCGFGEIDLPANEPGSSIMPGKVNPTQCEMLTMVAGQVMGNHVAATIGGMQGHLELNVFKPLIGANVLRSIDLLATAMEGFAERCVDGIEPNRDRIADLLDRSLMLVTALAPEIGYDAAAKIAKHAHAEGLTLKEAGLALGLVDAETFDRVVKPESMLGR, from the coding sequence ATGACCAACACCCGCACAGAAACGGACTCGATCGGCCCGATCGAAGTCCCCGCCGACGCCTATTGGGGCGCGCAGACCGAGCGATCGGTCGAGAATTTCCCGTTCGGCACTCGCGAACGGATGCCGATCGAGATCGTCCACGCATTGGCGCTCGTCAAACAGGCCGCCGCCCGCGTGAACCGGTCGCACGGCCTCGACGCCAACATCGCCGACGCGATCGAGTCGGCCGCGCAAGAAGTCATCGAAGGCACGCTCGACGACCAGTTCCCGCTGGTCATCTGGCAGACCGGCAGCGGCACGCAGTCGAACATGAACGTCAACGAGGTCATCGCCGGCCGCGCCAACGAGGTCCTCACCGGCACGCGCGGCGGCAAGTCGCCGGTCCATCCCAACGACCACGTCAACATGAGCCAGTCGTCGAACGACAGCTTCCCGACCGCGCTCCACATCGCCGCCGCGATCGCCACGACAAAGCGGCTGATCCCCGCGCTCGACCGGCTCCACGCCGCGCTCGACGCGAAGGCCAAGGCCTGGGACGACATCGTCAAGATCGGCCGCACGCACCTTCAGGACGCGACTCCGCTGACGCTCGGCCAGGAATTCTCCGGTTATGCCAACCAGCTCTATCGCTGCCGCCACCGGATCGAGCCCGCGATCAGCCACGGCATGGTCATCCTCGCGCAGGGCGGCACTGCGGTCGGCACCGGCCTTAATGCGCCCGCCGGATTCGGCGATGCGTTCGCGGCAGAGGTAGCGACGATCACCGGCCTGCCGTTCGTCAGCGCGCGCAACAAGTTCGAGGCGCTCGCCTCGAACGATCCGCTCGTCCACCTCTCGGGCACGCTCAACACGCTGGCGGTAGCGCTGACCAAGATCGCCAATGACATCCGCCTGCTGGGCTCGGGCCCACGCTGCGGGTTCGGCGAGATCGACCTGCCTGCGAACGAGCCGGGCAGCTCGATCATGCCCGGCAAGGTCAACCCGACGCAGTGCGAGATGCTCACGATGGTCGCAGGTCAGGTGATGGGCAACCATGTCGCGGCGACGATCGGTGGGATGCAGGGGCACCTAGAACTCAACGTATTCAAGCCGTTGATCGGCGCGAACGTGCTGCGCTCGATCGACCTGCTCGCGACCGCGATGGAGGGCTTTGCGGAGCGCTGCGTCGATGGCATCGAGCCCAATCGCGACCGCATTGCCGACCTGCTCGACCGCTCGCTGATGCTGGTGACCGCGTTGGCGCCGGAGATCGGCTACGACGCGGCCGCGAAGATCGCCAAGCACGCGCACGCCGAGGGACTGACGCTGAAGGAAGCGGGGCTCGCGCTCGGGCTGGTCGATGCGGAAACCTTCGACCGAGTCGTCAAACCCGAATCGATGCTCGGCCGCTGA
- a CDS encoding SspB family protein, whose amino-acid sequence MTDGLPDSLIPYDEIVQEALRAVVGRVLGSVAEAGGLPGEHHFYITFKTQAPGVDIPKRLIERFPDEMTIVMQNRYWDLIVDDERFSIGLSFNQVPSKLVIPYSAITAFQDPAVSFELRFQAQEGADEALGEHDEPENDGPTAVPIEDGSNVVAVDFKRKK is encoded by the coding sequence ATGACCGATGGACTGCCCGATAGCCTGATTCCCTACGACGAGATCGTACAAGAAGCCCTGCGTGCCGTGGTAGGCCGCGTGCTCGGTTCGGTCGCGGAGGCCGGCGGGCTTCCCGGCGAGCATCATTTCTACATCACCTTCAAGACCCAGGCGCCCGGCGTCGACATCCCCAAGCGGCTGATCGAGCGGTTTCCGGACGAGATGACGATCGTCATGCAGAACCGCTACTGGGACCTGATCGTCGACGACGAGCGCTTCTCGATCGGGTTGAGCTTCAACCAGGTCCCGTCGAAGCTGGTGATTCCCTATTCGGCGATCACCGCGTTCCAGGATCCGGCGGTCAGCTTCGAACTGCGCTTCCAGGCGCAGGAAGGGGCGGACGAGGCGCTCGGCGAGCATGACGAGCCCGAGAATGACGGGCCGACCGCGGTGCCGATCGAAGACGGCTCGAACGTCGTCGCGGTGGATTTCAAGCGGAAGAAATGA
- the hisB gene encoding imidazoleglycerol-phosphate dehydratase HisB, whose amino-acid sequence MRTATISRSTAETAIDVTINLDGTGVYDVETGVGFFDHMLEQLSRHSLIDLRVRTKGDLHIDEHHTVEDTGIAIGQAFAQALGDKRGITRYGDALSPMDETLTRVALDISGRPWLVWKDLFSQTRLGTMDTEMFEHFFHSFAQAAGITLHVETLYGTNNHHIAEAAFKGVARALRTAIEIDPRKADAIPSTKGIL is encoded by the coding sequence ATGCGCACCGCCACGATTTCCCGCTCCACCGCCGAGACGGCGATCGACGTCACCATAAACCTCGACGGGACCGGCGTTTACGACGTCGAGACCGGGGTCGGTTTTTTCGATCACATGCTCGAACAATTGTCGCGCCATTCGCTGATCGACCTGCGCGTGCGGACCAAGGGCGACCTGCACATCGACGAGCATCACACCGTCGAGGATACCGGCATTGCGATCGGCCAGGCGTTCGCGCAGGCGCTCGGCGACAAGCGTGGCATCACGCGGTACGGCGATGCGCTGTCGCCGATGGACGAGACTCTCACGCGGGTCGCGCTCGATATTTCGGGGCGGCCGTGGCTGGTGTGGAAGGATTTGTTCTCGCAGACGCGGCTCGGCACGATGGATACCGAGATGTTCGAGCATTTCTTCCACAGCTTCGCGCAGGCCGCCGGCATCACGCTGCACGTCGAGACGCTGTACGGCACCAACAACCATCACATCGCCGAGGCCGCGTTCAAGGGCGTCGCGCGCGCGCTGCGGACCGCGATCGAGATCGATCCGCGCAAGGCGGACGCGATCCCGTCGACCAAGGGCATCTTGTGA
- a CDS encoding YciI family protein, which yields MSEPFARTDAPLCVVVLRYVAPLDAIDARMKDHVAWLSKGYAEGVFLASGRQMPRTGGVILIRGEKAAVEAVVATDPFVSGGLATAEITAFTASMVLPEIAELLS from the coding sequence GTGAGCGAGCCGTTTGCGCGGACCGATGCACCATTGTGCGTCGTCGTGCTGCGCTATGTCGCGCCGCTGGATGCGATCGATGCGCGGATGAAGGACCACGTCGCGTGGCTCAGCAAGGGCTATGCCGAGGGCGTGTTTCTCGCATCGGGTCGGCAAATGCCGCGTACGGGCGGCGTCATCCTGATCCGCGGCGAGAAGGCGGCGGTAGAAGCGGTGGTTGCGACCGATCCGTTCGTCAGCGGCGGGCTTGCGACGGCCGAGATCACGGCGTTCACCGCAAGCATGGTCTTGCCGGAAATCGCCGAGTTGCTGTCGTGA
- the hisH gene encoding imidazole glycerol phosphate synthase subunit HisH — MTLALIDYGAGNLHSVENALRTAGCADLVVTSDADVVAKAERIVLPGVGAYGACAAALRAVPGMVEALNQRVRDEGTPFLGICVGMQLMADAGEEMGTHAGLGWVSGRVRRLEPGSSDVKVPHMGWNDVVPARAHPLIEPGEAYFLHSFAFEGADVLATTDHAGAVTAAIGRDTMIGVQFHPEKSQRYGLALLERFLEWRP; from the coding sequence GTGACGCTCGCGCTGATCGATTACGGCGCGGGGAACCTGCATTCGGTCGAGAACGCACTGCGGACGGCGGGATGTGCCGATCTGGTCGTGACGTCGGATGCCGATGTCGTCGCTAAGGCCGAGCGGATCGTGCTGCCGGGTGTCGGCGCATATGGCGCCTGTGCGGCGGCGTTGCGCGCGGTGCCGGGGATGGTCGAGGCGTTGAACCAGCGGGTTCGCGACGAGGGTACGCCGTTTCTGGGCATCTGCGTCGGCATGCAGTTGATGGCCGATGCAGGCGAGGAAATGGGGACGCATGCCGGGCTCGGCTGGGTTTCGGGCCGGGTGCGTCGCCTGGAACCGGGCAGCAGCGACGTGAAGGTGCCGCACATGGGCTGGAACGACGTCGTCCCGGCGCGCGCGCATCCACTGATCGAGCCCGGCGAGGCGTATTTCCTGCACAGCTTCGCGTTCGAGGGCGCCGACGTTCTCGCGACGACCGACCATGCCGGTGCCGTCACCGCGGCGATCGGCCGCGACACGATGATCGGCGTGCAGTTTCATCCCGAGAAGAGCCAGCGCTACGGCCTGGCCTTGCTCGAACGATTCCTGGAGTGGCGGCCGTGA
- the hisA gene encoding 1-(5-phosphoribosyl)-5-[(5-phosphoribosylamino)methylideneamino]imidazole-4-carboxamide isomerase, giving the protein MSLIIFPAIDLKAGQVVRLAEGDMDRATVYGDDPAAQAMLFAEAGAEHLHVVDLDGAFAGASVNGDAVRSIVAQFPGHVQLGGGIRTRASVEGWFDLGVSRVVIGTAALEDPEFVRGVAKDFPGGIVVAVDAKDGMVATKGWADVSTTSAVDLARRFEDAGVASLLFTDVGRDGMLKGCNVEATVDLARSVDIPVIASGGVKGIAEIHVLALHVRDGVEGVITGRALYDGRLDLAAALSVAKAA; this is encoded by the coding sequence GTGAGCCTGATTATCTTTCCCGCAATCGACCTCAAGGCGGGTCAGGTAGTGCGTCTCGCCGAGGGCGATATGGACCGCGCGACCGTGTACGGCGACGATCCGGCGGCGCAAGCGATGCTGTTCGCCGAGGCGGGCGCCGAGCATCTGCATGTTGTCGATCTCGATGGCGCGTTCGCGGGCGCCTCGGTCAATGGCGATGCGGTGCGATCGATCGTGGCGCAGTTCCCCGGACATGTGCAGCTCGGCGGCGGGATCCGGACGCGAGCCAGCGTCGAAGGCTGGTTCGACCTGGGCGTGTCCCGCGTGGTGATCGGGACGGCAGCGCTGGAGGACCCCGAGTTCGTGCGCGGCGTGGCGAAGGATTTCCCCGGCGGGATCGTCGTCGCGGTCGACGCGAAGGACGGCATGGTCGCGACCAAGGGCTGGGCCGACGTGTCGACCACCAGCGCGGTCGATCTCGCGCGCCGGTTCGAGGATGCGGGGGTGGCGTCGCTGCTGTTCACCGACGTCGGCCGCGACGGGATGCTCAAGGGCTGCAACGTCGAGGCGACGGTCGACCTCGCGCGGTCGGTCGACATACCGGTGATCGCAAGCGGCGGGGTGAAGGGCATTGCCGAGATCCACGTGCTGGCGCTGCATGTCCGTGATGGGGTCGAAGGCGTGATCACCGGGCGGGCGTTGTACGACGGCCGGCTCGATCTCGCGGCGGCTTTGAGCGTGGCGAAGGCCGCATGA
- the hisF gene encoding imidazole glycerol phosphate synthase subunit HisF — protein sequence MTVRARVIPCLDVADGRVVKGVNFVELRDAGDPVEQARAYDAAGADELCFLDIGASHEGRGTILDVVRRTAAVCFMPLTVGGGVRTADDARALLLAGADKVAVNSAAVERPELVADIAERFGSQCCVASVDARRSGEGWEVFTHGGRRATGIDAVAHALKLAELGAGELLVTSMDRDGTRSGYDLDLIRAISDRVGVPVVASGGVGGLDDLVAGIRDGHASAVLAASIFHFGQASIGDAHAALAAAGFPVRTPILAPVRAPVRAA from the coding sequence GTGACGGTCCGCGCCCGAGTCATACCTTGTCTCGACGTAGCCGACGGCCGCGTCGTGAAGGGCGTGAACTTCGTCGAACTGCGTGACGCCGGCGATCCGGTCGAGCAGGCGCGCGCCTATGACGCCGCCGGGGCGGACGAACTGTGCTTCCTCGATATCGGTGCGTCTCATGAGGGTCGCGGTACGATTCTCGACGTCGTGCGGCGAACGGCGGCCGTATGCTTCATGCCGCTGACCGTCGGTGGCGGCGTGCGCACCGCGGACGATGCGCGCGCGCTGTTGCTCGCGGGCGCGGACAAGGTGGCGGTCAATTCCGCCGCGGTCGAACGGCCGGAGCTGGTCGCGGACATCGCCGAGCGCTTCGGCAGCCAGTGCTGCGTCGCGAGCGTCGACGCGAGGCGCTCCGGCGAAGGCTGGGAAGTGTTCACGCATGGCGGGAGGCGGGCGACCGGGATCGACGCGGTCGCGCATGCCTTGAAGCTCGCCGAACTGGGGGCGGGCGAATTGCTCGTCACGTCGATGGACCGCGACGGTACGCGCAGCGGCTATGACCTCGACCTGATCCGCGCGATTTCCGACCGGGTGGGCGTGCCGGTGGTCGCCAGCGGCGGGGTCGGCGGGCTCGACGATCTCGTGGCGGGGATTCGCGACGGGCATGCGAGCGCGGTGCTGGCGGCGTCGATCTTCCATTTCGGGCAAGCCTCGATCGGCGATGCGCATGCCGCATTGGCGGCGGCGGGCTTCCCGGTGCGGACGCCTATTCTGGCGCCGGTTCGGGCGCCGGTTCGGGCGGCCTAG
- a CDS encoding phosphoribosyl-ATP diphosphatase: MDPVFDRLEATIRARRDAPADTSYTASLFAKGRPKIAQKLGEEAVETVIAACSGDEASIVPEAADLMFHLAVLLADAGLSLDDVRAELVRREGVGGLVEKAGRTG, encoded by the coding sequence ATGGACCCCGTATTCGACCGCCTCGAAGCCACCATCCGCGCGCGCCGCGATGCGCCCGCCGACACCTCCTACACCGCCAGCCTGTTCGCCAAGGGCCGGCCCAAGATCGCGCAGAAGCTTGGCGAGGAGGCCGTCGAGACCGTGATCGCGGCATGCTCGGGCGATGAGGCGAGCATCGTGCCCGAAGCGGCGGACCTGATGTTCCACCTCGCCGTCCTGCTGGCGGATGCGGGACTAAGCCTCGACGACGTACGTGCCGAGCTTGTGCGGCGCGAGGGCGTCGGCGGGCTCGTCGAGAAGGCGGGCCGGACGGGCTGA
- a CDS encoding histidine triad nucleotide-binding protein produces the protein MPIDATQPYDDQNIFAKILRGEIPSKRVYEDAFAVAFHDINPQAPTHLLVIPRGAYVSWDDFSARAPDAEIAGFIRAVGTVARDAGLVEPGYRLLANIGQHGNQEVPHLHVHVFGGRPFGPMLTR, from the coding sequence ATGCCAATCGACGCCACCCAGCCTTACGACGACCAGAACATCTTCGCGAAGATCCTGCGCGGCGAGATCCCCTCGAAGCGCGTCTACGAAGACGCGTTCGCGGTCGCGTTCCACGACATCAATCCGCAGGCGCCGACGCACCTGCTCGTGATCCCCAGGGGCGCCTATGTCTCGTGGGACGATTTTTCCGCGCGCGCGCCCGACGCCGAGATCGCCGGCTTCATCCGCGCGGTCGGCACCGTCGCGCGCGACGCGGGACTCGTCGAACCGGGCTATCGCCTGCTCGCGAACATCGGCCAGCACGGCAACCAGGAGGTGCCGCATCTGCATGTTCATGTCTTCGGCGGCCGTCCCTTCGGGCCGATGCTGACGCGATAG
- a CDS encoding amino acid permease → MIFGRVKSLDAILATAEKKGLARTLSAFQLTLLGVGAVIGTGIFVLTSEAAQKAGPGMLLSFVVAGFVCAVAALCYSELASMVPVSGSAYTYTYAVTGELLAWMVGWALILEYAVGASAVAVGWSNHLAGLLDGIGFHIPNGLRNADALMAHVQVAFGATPNADLQTAMTVGGFMNLPAVIIIGLVTWLLVVGTTESARVNAVLVLIKIAALTAFIALTIPVMKADNFQPFLPYGVGNPLSSSGVGVLGAAASIFFAYVGFDAVSTAAEETKNPQRNVPIGLIASLGICTLFYLLVASGAIGAIGANPVTTANGGILAPGSAEMAGRCAAIVASGAMEPLVCSKEALVHVLQVINWPIMGRLVGLAAVLALPSVVLMMMFGQTRVFFTMARDGLLPAKLASIHPKFHTPHVVTIVTGIAAAIAAAILPVGKLADYSNAGTLFAFMMVAISVMVLRKTDPSRKRPFRTPGVWIVAPLAIIGCVGLYLSLPLTAKLVLPGWGAIGLLIYFLYSRSRSHVGLGVDDGPDTDDRAPPGTL, encoded by the coding sequence TTGATTTTTGGGCGCGTAAAATCGCTGGATGCCATTTTGGCGACGGCAGAGAAAAAGGGTCTGGCGCGAACGCTCAGCGCCTTCCAGCTGACGCTGCTGGGCGTCGGCGCGGTGATCGGCACGGGTATCTTCGTGCTGACGTCGGAGGCGGCGCAGAAGGCCGGGCCGGGCATGTTGCTGAGCTTCGTGGTCGCAGGCTTCGTCTGCGCGGTCGCGGCGCTCTGCTATTCCGAGCTCGCGTCGATGGTGCCGGTGTCGGGCTCGGCCTATACCTACACCTATGCGGTGACGGGTGAGCTGCTCGCGTGGATGGTCGGCTGGGCGCTGATCCTCGAATATGCGGTCGGCGCGAGTGCGGTCGCGGTGGGGTGGTCGAACCATCTGGCCGGGCTGCTCGACGGGATCGGCTTCCACATCCCCAACGGGTTGCGCAACGCAGACGCGCTGATGGCGCACGTCCAGGTCGCGTTCGGTGCGACGCCGAACGCCGATCTGCAGACCGCGATGACGGTCGGCGGCTTCATGAATTTGCCCGCGGTCATCATCATCGGCCTCGTCACGTGGCTGCTGGTCGTCGGCACGACCGAGAGCGCGCGCGTCAACGCGGTGCTGGTGCTGATCAAGATCGCCGCGCTCACCGCGTTCATCGCGCTGACCATCCCGGTGATGAAGGCCGATAACTTCCAGCCCTTCCTGCCCTACGGCGTCGGCAATCCGCTGAGTTCGTCGGGTGTCGGCGTGCTGGGCGCAGCGGCATCGATCTTCTTCGCCTATGTCGGCTTCGACGCGGTTTCGACCGCAGCGGAAGAGACCAAGAACCCGCAGCGCAACGTACCGATCGGGCTGATCGCCAGCCTCGGCATCTGCACCCTGTTCTACCTGCTGGTCGCGTCGGGCGCGATCGGTGCGATCGGCGCGAACCCGGTGACGACCGCCAATGGCGGCATCCTGGCGCCGGGGTCTGCCGAGATGGCCGGCCGCTGCGCCGCGATCGTCGCGTCGGGCGCGATGGAGCCTCTGGTCTGCTCGAAGGAAGCACTCGTCCATGTGCTGCAGGTCATCAACTGGCCGATCATGGGCCGGCTGGTCGGGCTCGCCGCAGTGCTGGCGCTGCCGTCGGTCGTGCTGATGATGATGTTCGGCCAGACCCGCGTGTTCTTCACGATGGCGCGCGACGGCCTGTTGCCCGCCAAGCTCGCCTCGATCCACCCCAAGTTCCATACCCCGCACGTCGTGACGATCGTGACCGGCATCGCCGCGGCGATCGCGGCGGCAATCCTGCCGGTCGGCAAGCTCGCCGATTATTCGAACGCGGGCACGCTGTTCGCGTTCATGATGGTGGCGATCTCGGTGATGGTGCTGCGCAAGACAGATCCGAGCCGCAAGCGCCCGTTCCGCACGCCCGGCGTGTGGATCGTCGCACCGCTCGCGATCATCGGCTGCGTCGGGCTGTATCTGTCGCTGCCGCTCACCGCCAAGCTGGTACTGCCGGGCTGGGGCGCGATCGGGCTGCTGATCTACTTCCTCTATAGCCGCTCGCGCAGCCATGTCGGGCTCGGGGTCGACGATGGTCCCGATACCGACGACCGGGCGCCGCCCGGTACGCTCTGA
- a CDS encoding adenosine kinase encodes MSNPTYDVVAIGNAIVDILATADDAFIAEIGVAKGSMQLMFSSEEADALYAKMGPGMEISGGSAANTVAGIAALGGKCGFIGQVADDQLGQVFAHDVRSIGIEFATPVRAGDPTTGRCLIFVTPDGQRTMNTFLGAGQFLPAAAIDTAMIADSAILYLEGYLWDPEEPRAAMRAAIDCARGAGRKVAFTLSDVFCISRHGGDFRQLLSDGLIDILFANESELAALAETDDFDAAVAKISAQVPTLVVTRGEHGACALQHGARAEVKAEPIAKVVDTTGAGDLFAAGFLHGQAQGHDLHASLKLGAVCAAEIISHVGARPMVDMKALAAKHIG; translated from the coding sequence TTGTCCAATCCCACCTACGACGTCGTCGCGATCGGCAATGCCATCGTCGACATCCTCGCCACCGCCGACGACGCGTTCATCGCCGAGATCGGCGTCGCCAAGGGCTCGATGCAGCTCATGTTCTCGTCGGAAGAAGCCGACGCGCTCTACGCCAAGATGGGCCCGGGCATGGAAATTTCCGGCGGCTCGGCGGCCAACACCGTCGCCGGCATCGCCGCGCTCGGCGGCAAATGCGGGTTCATCGGCCAGGTCGCCGACGACCAGCTCGGCCAGGTCTTCGCGCACGACGTCCGCAGCATCGGCATCGAGTTCGCGACCCCCGTCCGCGCCGGCGACCCGACCACCGGCCGCTGCCTGATCTTCGTGACGCCGGATGGCCAGCGCACGATGAACACCTTCCTTGGCGCAGGCCAGTTCCTGCCTGCCGCCGCGATCGACACCGCGATGATCGCCGACAGCGCGATCCTGTATCTCGAAGGCTATCTCTGGGATCCTGAAGAGCCGCGCGCCGCGATGCGTGCCGCGATCGACTGCGCGCGTGGGGCAGGGCGCAAGGTCGCCTTTACGCTAAGCGACGTGTTCTGCATCTCGCGCCACGGCGGCGATTTCCGCCAGCTGCTGTCGGACGGCCTGATCGACATCCTGTTCGCCAACGAGAGCGAACTTGCAGCGCTTGCCGAGACGGACGATTTCGACGCAGCGGTCGCCAAGATTTCCGCACAGGTCCCGACCCTGGTCGTCACCCGCGGCGAGCACGGCGCCTGCGCCCTCCAGCACGGTGCGCGCGCCGAAGTGAAGGCCGAGCCGATCGCCAAGGTCGTCGACACCACCGGCGCGGGCGACCTGTTCGCGGCGGGCTTCCTCCACGGCCAGGCGCAGGGCCATGACCTGCACGCGTCGCTCAAGCTCGGCGCGGTCTGCGCCGCCGAGATCATCAGCCATGTCGGCGCGCGGCCGATGGTCGACATGAAGGCGCTGGCGGCGAAGCATATCGGCTGA
- a CDS encoding EI24 domain-containing protein, translated as MIRAFLLSLRQLTDPPVLRVFVKSMAVTLLVFALLGIGTWWGTQAALAAWLGWDADGVAAAFALFVTVLALWLLFRAVAIAVVGVFADEVVEAVEARHYPDALKTARPVPLARSLAMGLRSAGRVVLVNLLMLPLYIALLVTGIGTAAAFFIVNGWLLGRDLGDMVAARHMDAAAMRGWRATTKGGRFALGLANTGLFVVPVLNIAAPVLGAAMATHYFHGARATSMLDKGRA; from the coding sequence ATGATCCGCGCGTTCCTGCTCTCGCTCCGCCAGCTGACCGATCCGCCGGTCCTGCGCGTGTTCGTCAAGTCGATGGCGGTCACTCTGCTCGTCTTCGCGCTGCTCGGCATCGGGACATGGTGGGGCACGCAGGCCGCGCTCGCCGCCTGGCTGGGCTGGGACGCGGACGGAGTGGCAGCCGCATTCGCGCTGTTCGTCACGGTCCTCGCGCTATGGCTCCTGTTCCGCGCGGTTGCGATCGCAGTCGTCGGGGTGTTCGCGGACGAGGTCGTCGAGGCGGTCGAGGCGCGCCATTATCCCGACGCGCTCAAGACCGCCCGCCCCGTTCCGTTGGCTCGCAGCCTCGCAATGGGCCTGCGCTCGGCCGGGCGCGTCGTGCTCGTCAACCTGCTGATGCTGCCCCTCTACATCGCACTGCTCGTCACCGGCATAGGCACGGCAGCGGCGTTCTTTATCGTCAACGGCTGGCTGCTCGGCCGCGATCTCGGCGACATGGTGGCGGCGCGGCACATGGACGCGGCGGCGATGCGGGGCTGGCGTGCGACGACCAAGGGTGGGCGGTTCGCGCTGGGGCTTGCGAACACCGGGCTGTTCGTGGTTCCGGTACTCAACATCGCCGCGCCCGTTCTGGGGGCCGCGATGGCGACGCATTATTTCCATGGTGCGCGAGCGACATCGATGTTGGACAAGGGCCGAGCATGA